The following proteins come from a genomic window of Peptococcaceae bacterium:
- a CDS encoding ABC transporter substrate-binding protein — protein sequence MRKSISIISLLLVFVMLFTLTGCGKSTDKSAEPASAPTAKTELTKTTIPWYRGEITVMQSKDTGFKKKTPPGTVVYATSGQIIGADPMNSQEEYPWSHNVYEGLLTRDWKTGEIKGLLATEWKYDDKGNLNITLREGVKFHDGTTLDAEDVLFTLKRTATHPKSKIAEATSKIDFAKSFKKDATHLTLVFKEPSGALISVLASGWAGIMSKEFVESKGKDYDYMDADAGTGPYKLVETVTGNSQTFKRFDEYWGEKPEVEAVVYKLFKDYTAMAIAYQNGELDFTLNNNYDTVKRFMNGEITDTTYYRIGVNRSQHLQLTTLGGTPLKDVRIRQALAYCIDYKSLIVGTYESEEMANLPRSIFMGGIKYAINLGTYEYNPEKAKQLLAEAGYSKDKPLELKLMTSDNVNNMAAAQIVQNYAAEIGIKISVTSQNSTAMTKDINDKNIPSKWDIVLTSTNYGSGDPDDFLAGRAAYGKQPGTFSANMGIDDQKLCDLMAQGSATIDEAKRAEIYKEIQQMFYDQCWVIPLNVRTSNVLCRSYLQNTEFLSGYHPRFASWKLAQ from the coding sequence ATGAGGAAGTCTATTTCAATCATCTCTCTGCTTCTCGTGTTTGTTATGCTTTTCACCCTCACCGGATGTGGAAAAAGCACTGACAAGAGCGCAGAACCCGCCAGTGCGCCTACCGCAAAGACTGAGCTCACCAAGACAACCATTCCCTGGTACCGCGGCGAGATAACCGTCATGCAGTCGAAGGACACCGGCTTTAAAAAGAAGACTCCGCCAGGCACCGTCGTTTACGCCACTTCCGGCCAGATCATCGGCGCCGATCCCATGAATTCCCAGGAAGAGTATCCCTGGAGCCACAACGTTTACGAGGGCCTGCTCACCCGCGACTGGAAAACCGGGGAGATCAAGGGCCTCCTGGCTACCGAATGGAAATATGACGACAAAGGCAACCTGAACATCACCCTGCGCGAAGGCGTCAAGTTCCATGACGGCACCACGTTGGATGCGGAGGACGTCCTGTTTACCCTGAAGCGCACAGCTACACATCCCAAGTCCAAGATCGCTGAAGCAACCAGCAAAATCGACTTTGCGAAGTCCTTCAAAAAAGACGCCACGCATCTGACCCTCGTGTTCAAAGAGCCTTCCGGCGCTTTAATCAGTGTCCTGGCCAGCGGATGGGCCGGTATCATGAGCAAGGAATTCGTCGAATCCAAAGGTAAGGACTATGATTACATGGACGCCGATGCCGGCACCGGCCCCTACAAACTGGTGGAAACCGTTACCGGCAACAGCCAGACCTTCAAGCGCTTCGACGAGTACTGGGGCGAGAAACCCGAAGTTGAAGCCGTTGTCTACAAGCTTTTCAAGGATTACACTGCCATGGCCATCGCTTACCAGAACGGCGAACTTGACTTCACCCTCAACAACAACTACGACACCGTTAAACGTTTTATGAACGGCGAAATAACCGACACTACTTACTACCGCATCGGCGTCAACCGCTCCCAGCATCTGCAGCTGACCACCCTGGGCGGAACCCCGCTGAAGGACGTGCGCATCCGCCAGGCTCTGGCTTACTGCATCGACTACAAGAGCCTGATAGTCGGTACCTATGAGAGCGAAGAGATGGCCAACCTGCCCAGATCCATCTTCATGGGCGGCATCAAGTACGCCATTAATCTGGGTACCTACGAATACAACCCGGAGAAAGCCAAACAGCTTCTTGCCGAGGCCGGTTACAGCAAAGACAAACCGCTTGAGCTCAAACTTATGACCTCCGACAACGTCAACAACATGGCCGCCGCCCAAATCGTGCAGAACTACGCAGCAGAGATCGGCATTAAGATTTCGGTTACTTCCCAGAATTCCACGGCCATGACCAAAGACATCAACGACAAGAATATACCCAGCAAGTGGGATATCGTCCTCACCTCGACTAACTACGGCAGCGGCGATCCCGACGACTTCCTAGCCGGACGCGCCGCCTATGGGAAACAGCCCGGCACCTTCAGCGCCAACATGGGTATTGACGACCAGAAGCTCTGCGACCTCATGGCACAGGGTTCCGCCACCATTGACGAGGCAAAAAGAGCAGAAATCTACAAGGAAATCCAGCAAATGTTTTATGATCAGTGTTGGGTCATTCCTCTGAATGTGAGAACCAGCAACGTGCTCTGCCGCAGCTATCTGCAGAATACCGAGTTTCTGAGCGGCTACCATCCCCGTTTTGCTTCCTGGAAGCTTGCCCAATAA
- a CDS encoding FAD-binding protein, giving the protein MLTLQNHWDLEADVVVIGYGAAGAVAAITAHDAGASVIILEKQEAGTPLVITSSFMSGGSVICPSDIQEARRYMESLYRVSGDLYWTEPDVIRVWAQYTAENKSWFESMGGQMKFIRHGGEHKLPGYESIDVYGVVGKGPGLMRVLDKQIHARGIPVKYGTAAHELLINSKGEVIGVKAAQHVHEKDEKKVINVQARRAVILTTGGFEFDEEMKLQYLRVYPAYFTGTTAATGDGIRMGLGVGAQLWHMNCCSARAVIKIPDIPQGMSVMLGGETRHTPGSEKAVSEGAKAGYVMVERNGKRFTNENFKSHSLFYELTYFDSQRVFYPRVPCYWVFDRKRMESGSLVTRTVGAAGAARFYRWSDDNSKELERGWIKQGESLKELALKLGIDPQTLETTVNKYNLCCEHGEDVEYRRPLHTLIPLKTPPFYAIELWPGGPNTQGGPRRNSKAQVLRADGTPVPRLYSAGELGSIYGMLYPTGGGNLAECIAFGRIAGENASECRPF; this is encoded by the coding sequence ATGCTGACATTACAGAATCATTGGGATCTGGAGGCGGACGTAGTTGTAATCGGTTACGGCGCTGCCGGGGCAGTAGCGGCGATAACTGCTCATGACGCAGGGGCTAGTGTAATAATATTGGAGAAACAAGAAGCCGGAACACCTTTAGTGATAACCAGCAGCTTTATGTCTGGCGGATCCGTCATCTGTCCCAGCGATATACAGGAAGCAAGACGCTATATGGAGTCCCTCTACAGGGTCAGTGGCGATTTGTACTGGACTGAGCCCGACGTTATTCGGGTCTGGGCCCAGTATACCGCAGAAAACAAGTCATGGTTCGAGAGCATGGGCGGACAGATGAAATTCATACGCCATGGCGGGGAGCACAAACTGCCGGGCTATGAGTCCATCGACGTCTATGGTGTTGTTGGCAAGGGACCAGGATTGATGCGGGTTCTAGACAAACAGATTCATGCGCGGGGCATTCCGGTGAAATATGGGACGGCAGCCCATGAACTTCTGATAAATTCCAAAGGCGAGGTTATAGGGGTAAAAGCTGCCCAACATGTTCATGAAAAGGATGAGAAGAAGGTTATTAACGTCCAGGCCCGCCGCGCTGTAATTTTAACAACAGGTGGATTTGAGTTTGACGAAGAGATGAAGCTGCAATACCTGAGAGTCTACCCGGCCTATTTCACCGGCACGACGGCGGCAACCGGGGATGGAATTAGGATGGGTCTCGGGGTGGGAGCTCAATTGTGGCATATGAACTGCTGCTCAGCCCGGGCGGTTATAAAAATTCCTGATATTCCTCAAGGGATGTCTGTTATGTTGGGCGGGGAGACCCGGCATACACCGGGTTCGGAAAAGGCAGTGAGCGAAGGAGCCAAAGCGGGTTATGTCATGGTAGAGCGTAACGGAAAGCGATTTACCAATGAAAACTTCAAGTCACATTCCTTGTTTTATGAATTGACGTATTTTGACAGCCAGAGAGTGTTTTATCCCCGGGTACCCTGCTATTGGGTCTTTGACCGGAAGAGGATGGAAAGCGGTTCTCTCGTAACCAGGACGGTTGGAGCTGCCGGCGCTGCTCGCTTCTATAGATGGAGTGATGATAACAGTAAAGAACTGGAGCGGGGTTGGATAAAGCAGGGAGAGTCGCTGAAAGAACTGGCCCTAAAATTGGGTATAGACCCCCAGACACTTGAAACAACGGTTAACAAATATAACCTCTGCTGCGAACACGGGGAGGATGTGGAATACCGGCGTCCGCTTCACACATTAATCCCGCTGAAAACACCGCCTTTCTATGCCATAGAGTTGTGGCCTGGTGGACCAAATACCCAAGGGGGTCCTCGCCGTAACAGCAAAGCTCAGGTGTTAAGGGCGGATGGGACTCCTGTCCCCAGGCTGTACAGCGCGGGAGAACTGGGATCAATTTATGGCATGTTATATCCTACCGGCGGAGGGAACCTAGCAGAGTGCATAGCTTTTGGGCGAATCGCCGGGGAGAATGCCAGCGAGTGTCGACCATTTTGA
- a CDS encoding CapA family protein, translating into MGRKSIQRTGADTMVEGNSVNQNRGWKVAVAGECMLSRTFAMHSEPEFLKIKSIMHAADVTYAHLEMNFGDFSTIGWPARGDWVGSYMLADPAIAKDLRWLGIDVMSLANNHSFDYGAPGLFETIKHCRAAGLTCAGTGRDLEEAREPGYWEGAAGRVALVSTTSGNGPYEWANLPKGTMSARPGVNPLRVRTRYRVPAAEAETLRRIGRELGVLRVKGASIEGSTPVGLDDGEFRIVMPGDQSQRGSGVFYVGEDFGIETVCHPRDLEGNLRSVREANTMADLVMVAHHYNISEGSRGDVPTAFAREFAHAAIDAGADMYLGHGWHKTLGVEIYKGKPIFYGLGNFFAQSQFIRRIPYDSYETWGHDVTRLPSLNPSDEPLHPGLDRAQETWWSSALIEVDFNPDGHVQSITFHPVELGRDVSPSAPVTRRTGRGSTEHAEGRPMIATGQNARRILERLQILSKPFGTVIEIDGDIGRWKA; encoded by the coding sequence ATGGGACGTAAAAGCATTCAACGTACGGGAGCAGACACGATGGTTGAGGGAAACTCTGTGAACCAGAACCGTGGTTGGAAAGTGGCCGTAGCGGGCGAGTGTATGTTGAGCCGGACCTTCGCCATGCACTCGGAGCCAGAGTTCCTGAAGATCAAGAGCATTATGCACGCGGCAGATGTCACATACGCCCATCTGGAGATGAATTTCGGCGACTTCTCCACCATCGGATGGCCAGCTCGCGGCGATTGGGTGGGAAGCTACATGCTCGCTGATCCGGCCATTGCCAAGGATCTGAGGTGGCTCGGCATTGACGTCATGTCTCTGGCGAACAACCACAGCTTTGACTACGGTGCTCCTGGGCTCTTCGAGACCATCAAGCACTGCCGGGCAGCCGGGTTGACCTGCGCCGGCACCGGCCGGGATCTGGAAGAGGCGAGAGAACCCGGCTATTGGGAGGGAGCAGCGGGGCGCGTGGCGCTGGTGTCGACCACTTCTGGCAACGGTCCTTACGAGTGGGCGAACCTCCCGAAGGGAACTATGTCGGCGCGGCCTGGTGTGAATCCCTTGCGGGTGCGGACCCGATACCGGGTGCCCGCCGCAGAAGCCGAGACCCTGCGCCGTATCGGGCGCGAGCTGGGTGTGCTGCGGGTAAAGGGTGCTTCCATCGAAGGTTCAACTCCGGTCGGGCTGGATGACGGCGAATTCCGGATCGTGATGCCGGGAGATCAGTCGCAGCGGGGCAGCGGGGTCTTCTATGTGGGCGAGGACTTCGGCATTGAGACGGTGTGCCATCCGCGCGATCTTGAAGGAAACCTCCGGTCCGTTCGAGAAGCCAATACTATGGCCGATCTCGTCATGGTGGCGCACCACTACAACATCTCGGAGGGAAGCCGCGGCGACGTGCCAACGGCCTTCGCCCGTGAGTTTGCGCATGCCGCCATCGATGCCGGAGCCGACATGTACTTAGGTCACGGCTGGCACAAGACCCTTGGGGTTGAGATATATAAAGGCAAGCCGATATTCTACGGCTTAGGGAACTTCTTCGCGCAATCCCAGTTCATCCGGCGAATCCCATACGACAGCTATGAGACGTGGGGACATGACGTCACCCGTTTACCCTCTCTCAATCCATCCGACGAACCCCTTCACCCGGGTCTCGACAGGGCACAGGAAACTTGGTGGAGCTCTGCGCTGATCGAAGTGGACTTCAATCCCGATGGTCACGTTCAATCGATAACGTTCCATCCCGTGGAGTTGGGTCGGGACGTGTCCCCGTCGGCACCTGTAACCCGACGTACCGGCCGGGGCAGCACCGAGCATGCGGAAGGGCGACCGATGATCGCGACCGGACAAAACGCGCGACGAATCCTGGAGCGGCTGCAGATCCTTTCGAAACCGTTTGGAACCGTTATCGAGATCGACGGTGACATAGGCCGGTGGAAAGCCTAG
- a CDS encoding LysR family transcriptional regulator — MRLNQLKLFLTVCDCGSLTAASEILHISQPSISVAIRQLEEEFGLNLFYRSKKRLILTDEGKEFQIKASEIINKVKLTEDYMKNLGKKVSRIRLGVSAMASVFLYPKLITAFCRQYPSIHIETHELSSTDSAQQVREGKLDLAIVNNDAVLSDLFEFTPIIETNILGCVSSDHPLARKTGVTPLMLKDEKLVLGGVKGKTINLILQRFKEMEMEPNVFMYSRQVLLIMQVVLQYGAVAFLMEDLLKLNDKLAPFSIHPPIRVALGIIRRKDILLSSDALKFLYFCKDYKYS; from the coding sequence ATGAGACTCAATCAACTCAAACTGTTCCTTACCGTATGCGATTGTGGAAGCTTGACCGCAGCGTCTGAGATTCTGCATATCTCACAGCCCTCGATTTCTGTAGCAATCCGTCAATTGGAGGAAGAATTCGGGCTCAATCTTTTCTATCGGTCTAAGAAACGCTTGATTTTGACTGACGAGGGGAAAGAATTCCAGATAAAAGCATCTGAAATAATTAATAAAGTTAAACTGACGGAAGATTATATGAAAAACTTGGGGAAAAAAGTGAGTAGAATACGTCTCGGCGTCTCTGCCATGGCAAGCGTTTTTTTGTACCCCAAACTGATAACTGCTTTTTGTAGACAATATCCTTCCATACATATTGAGACGCACGAACTCAGTTCGACAGATTCAGCACAGCAGGTCAGAGAAGGCAAACTTGACTTGGCTATTGTTAACAATGATGCTGTGCTTTCAGACCTGTTCGAGTTCACCCCTATTATTGAGACAAATATCCTGGGTTGTGTCAGTAGTGATCATCCGCTCGCTCGCAAAACCGGTGTTACGCCTCTGATGCTGAAGGATGAAAAGCTGGTCCTGGGCGGGGTAAAAGGAAAAACAATAAATTTGATACTACAGCGATTCAAAGAAATGGAAATGGAACCAAATGTATTTATGTACTCCCGCCAGGTTCTGCTTATTATGCAAGTGGTACTGCAATATGGTGCTGTGGCATTCTTGATGGAAGACCTGCTGAAATTGAACGATAAACTGGCTCCTTTTTCCATTCACCCTCCCATCCGGGTCGCACTGGGTATTATCAGGCGCAAAGACATTTTATTATCAAGCGATGCGCTCAAGTTTTTGTATTTTTGTAAGGACTATAAATACTCATGA